From a region of the Nocardioides ginsengisegetis genome:
- a CDS encoding alpha/beta hydrolase gives MPVDPEIKAVLDFIASRGYPPMHEGTPEDARKAYRAMTVDTVSSPHPVGSVSSLSVAGLPARVYRPEGAGELPTLVYLHGGGFVIGDLDTHDQLCRRLCAGADVVVLSVDYRLAPEHPFPAAVDDALAAVDWAAAHLGELGGSSVLAVGGDSAGGNLAAVVAQARRDVVSSQVLIYPAVDAFGEYSSRVENAEGYFLEAATMEWFFGHYAGTAEVAADDVRHSPLLGDLSGVAPAVVVTAEFDPLRDEGEAYADALSESGVPVSRTRYDGMIHGFVDMVAYSPAAAAAVDDLVARTRALLHG, from the coding sequence ATGCCTGTGGACCCCGAGATCAAGGCCGTGCTCGACTTCATCGCCAGCCGCGGCTACCCGCCGATGCACGAGGGCACGCCGGAGGACGCGCGCAAGGCGTATCGCGCGATGACCGTCGACACGGTGTCGTCGCCCCACCCTGTGGGGTCGGTGTCGTCGCTGTCGGTGGCCGGTCTGCCGGCGCGTGTGTATCGGCCGGAGGGGGCGGGTGAGCTGCCGACGCTGGTCTACCTGCACGGCGGCGGGTTCGTGATCGGCGACCTGGACACCCACGACCAGCTCTGTCGGCGGCTGTGTGCCGGCGCTGACGTCGTGGTGCTGTCGGTCGACTACCGGCTGGCGCCGGAGCACCCGTTCCCCGCGGCCGTCGACGACGCGCTGGCGGCGGTCGACTGGGCTGCCGCGCACCTGGGGGAGCTGGGTGGGTCGTCCGTGCTGGCGGTCGGGGGCGACAGCGCCGGGGGGAACTTGGCGGCCGTGGTCGCCCAAGCGCGGCGCGACGTGGTGTCGTCGCAGGTGCTGATCTATCCGGCGGTGGATGCGTTCGGGGAGTACTCGAGCCGCGTCGAGAACGCCGAGGGGTACTTCCTGGAGGCGGCCACGATGGAGTGGTTCTTCGGCCACTACGCGGGCACGGCCGAGGTGGCGGCGGACGACGTACGCCACTCGCCGCTGCTCGGCGACCTGTCCGGGGTCGCGCCGGCCGTCGTGGTGACGGCGGAGTTCGACCCGCTGCGAGACGAGGGCGAGGCGTACGCCGACGCCCTGTCGGAGTCGGGGGTGCCGGTGTCGCGGACGCGGTACGACGGGATGATCCACGGGTTCGTCGACATGGTGGCCTACAGCCCGGCCGCGGCGGCTGCGGTGGACGACCTGGTCGCGCGGACCCGGGCGCTGCTGCACGGCTGA
- a CDS encoding HNH endonuclease signature motif containing protein — protein sequence MSVAALRPTPISPLLAEARSLVAQGMAMPTTHVADDEIGPAITELSVIEAQLESWRLALLAEADQRDLAAREAATGTDAWAAQLTGDTREMLAGGLRLAELLRDKYAATREAFAAGKLLKAQVKVIVAAAEQAPPEATLEQLAEAEAWLVAQGTGSGTRSGRPMNPKRLRQAARRMFRQVDHDLAARHEAILLGREQRHAVRETRLELHDNGDGTYSGKFVVPELHGRLLRAALERLTAPRRLSRDAAGRPVVDESAPGTDSGWNLYEANGLAFLELLEHLPTVGHAANGVTLIVKMGLDELRSGLGVAHLDTGVTITAGEARRLACNAGIIPAVLGGDSVPLDLGRESRLHSYHQRVGLSLIHDSCAITGCERPFAWTEIHHPDPWSEGGPTDLANGLPLCFSHHQRAHDDQFDLRHHGSGDWRFHRRR from the coding sequence ATGAGTGTCGCCGCCCTTCGGCCCACGCCGATCTCGCCCCTCCTTGCGGAGGCGCGATCGCTGGTGGCGCAGGGCATGGCGATGCCGACCACGCACGTGGCCGACGACGAGATCGGGCCGGCCATCACGGAGCTTTCAGTGATCGAGGCCCAGCTGGAGTCCTGGCGGCTGGCGCTGCTGGCCGAGGCAGACCAGCGGGACCTCGCGGCCCGTGAGGCTGCCACGGGCACGGACGCCTGGGCCGCGCAGCTGACCGGCGACACCCGGGAGATGCTGGCCGGCGGGCTGCGGCTGGCGGAGCTGCTGCGCGACAAGTACGCCGCCACCCGCGAGGCCTTCGCCGCTGGCAAGCTCCTGAAGGCGCAGGTCAAGGTGATCGTGGCCGCCGCCGAGCAGGCGCCGCCCGAGGCCACGCTGGAGCAGCTCGCGGAGGCCGAGGCGTGGCTCGTCGCCCAGGGCACGGGCAGCGGCACCCGCAGCGGCCGGCCGATGAACCCCAAGCGCCTCCGGCAGGCCGCCAGACGGATGTTCAGGCAGGTCGATCACGACCTGGCGGCCCGGCACGAGGCGATCCTGCTCGGCCGCGAGCAGCGCCACGCGGTCCGCGAGACCCGGCTCGAGCTGCACGACAACGGCGACGGCACCTACAGCGGCAAGTTCGTCGTCCCCGAGCTGCACGGTCGCCTGCTGCGGGCGGCGCTCGAGCGGCTGACGGCTCCACGCCGGCTCTCGCGCGACGCAGCGGGCCGCCCGGTCGTCGACGAGAGCGCGCCCGGGACCGACTCGGGATGGAACCTCTACGAGGCCAACGGGTTGGCCTTCCTCGAGCTGCTCGAGCACCTCCCGACGGTGGGCCACGCGGCCAACGGGGTGACCCTCATCGTCAAGATGGGGCTCGACGAGCTTCGCTCGGGGCTGGGGGTGGCCCACCTCGACACCGGCGTCACGATCACGGCCGGCGAGGCGCGGCGGCTGGCCTGCAACGCAGGCATCATCCCAGCCGTCCTCGGTGGCGACTCCGTGCCGCTGGACCTGGGGCGTGAAAGCCGGTTGCACTCCTACCACCAGCGGGTTGGGCTTTCCCTGATCCACGACAGCTGTGCGATCACCGGCTGCGAACGCCCCTTCGCCTGGACCGAGATCCACCATCCCGACCCCTGGTCGGAAGGCGGTCCGACCGATCTGGCCAACGGGCTGCCGCTCTGCTTCTCACATCACCAGCGAGCCCATGATGACCAATTCGACCTGCGACATCACGGCTCGGGCGACTGGCGCTTCCATCGCCGCAGATAG